In one window of Zygosaccharomyces rouxii strain CBS732 chromosome E complete sequence DNA:
- the SOV1 gene encoding Sov1p (similar to uniprot|Q04748 Saccharomyces cerevisiae YMR066W SOV1 Synthesis Of Var (putative) involved in respiration) has protein sequence MFRFTSTLRNVVRIQARFYRRRRLPTGTHIPALQQNGLLRDAGEISLKAKDSHETEENLKKMGFEEWNSNKYMEELILQYLKHANSGVRQSAKNLSNLSKELKTDTLGPNERLQILFDYLLKECEIEIKMLNQLGPDQLKKSKEVKDKPSDLPIETPEQLEDAVFSDLFDSAENSQNYLNHTDLVYQILTDLNDRKSQGLSVLTLEQLVQVFELAKLIGIEGRRKRGIFLAGNLLYSLGTVRMDPVNESFYIDSLVNYGFYKRAFELFESNRVKVDERWWYELGMMVALRANYLNKFDKLFIATDLRFGMYPYVSTQVLRLAVRRKLLIGDIKSANRLTDRFLEMVSVYGCKRFDEAPGNDGKQMINFTTEDQADEFLNEMTPPSDYDFITLIEYHLFRKNIHTAMKLVAKYLETDGITDENYRFLIVQLKFNLLQSFEQLRNSLGPHLNPTTVQEKLDELQKSFDEVRKEHDIDISFSQELLFNNVASLASFPELTKVMEDFVRKRATADEDLSPSKKFHALLKILLATGKEKEAFFLLFKMEEALLKSRNSPELEGAQFYPEVQPHHYAVFVEYFTLSKDRFPKSMHSDLEKKVQRIVERMENHGVPYNSVLLAKLLIFYRDFNNFNKCFEIINQVMKEKLVKQLVTDSGHTRFYNRRDVTRPLYVEMWRAYGKYYKIFNKELERVEKKSNYSGWKTQVAKIIKRTRVHPEFPVRTLFTAMIQLDNVLPDTKMYYMILTTLMRSRDWAIVPGVLCTMTELHGFPLETQFIVYVTKGLEKELLVVISKKHQADGKSVEESNAQAMAKVKELKLRGLILTPRMDHQYSVDDLLPQILMLLKFKNPQDIQFNDVYGAMNELKIEKDNLSELINRVNSEIL, from the coding sequence ATGTTTAGGTTTACTTCTACCCTGAGAAACGTTGTACGTATTCAAGCAAGATTTTACAGACGAAGAAGACTACCCACTGGAACTCACATTCCAGCTCTACAACAGAATGGATTACTACGAGACGCAGGTGAAATCAGTCTCAAAGCCAAAGACTCTCATGAAACTgaggaaaatttgaaaaagatgggTTTCGAGGAATGGAACTCCAACAAGTATATGGAGGAATTAATATTACAGTACCTAAAACATGCGAATTCAGGTGTCAGGCAAAGCGCTAAGAACCTCTCAAATCTGAgtaaggaattgaaaacgGATACATTAGGACCAAATGAACGATTGCAAATTTTATTTGACTATCTGTTGAAAGAGtgtgaaattgaaattaaaatgcTGAATCAATTGGGACCAGATcaattaaagaaatcaaaaGAAGTGAAGGATAAGCCATCAGATCTCCCGATTGAAACTCCGGAACAGTTAGAAGATGCTGTGTTCTCTGATTTATTTGATTCTGCTGAAAATAGTCAGAACTATTTAAACCACACGGATCTCGTCTACCAAATCCTTACAGATCTTAACGATAGAAAGTCACAAGGCCTAAGCGTACTTACGTTAGAACAATTGGTACAGGTATTCGAATTGGCTAAGTTAATAGGCATTGAAGGAAGACGTAAAAGAGGTATATTTTTAGCAGGTAATCTGTTGTATTCCTTGGGGACTGTTAGAATGGACCCGGTTAATGAATCATTCTACATAGATTCCTTGGTAAACTACGGGTTTTATAAAAGAGCTTTCGAGCTCTTTGAAAGTAACAGAGTCAAAGTTGATGAACGGTGGTGGTACGAACTAGGTATGATGGTGGCTTTGAGAGcaaattatttgaataaatttgataaattattCATAGCTACTGATCTTCGGTTTGGAATGTATCCTTATGTTTCCACACAAGTTCTCAGATTAGCGGTGAGGCGTAAATTGCTCATAGGTGATATCAAAAGTGCTAATAGACTTACCGACAGGTTCTTAGAAATGGTTTCAGTTTACGGAtgtaaaagatttgatgaagctCCTGGTAATGATGGTAAGCAGATGATTAATTTTACCACAGAGGATCAAgctgatgaatttttaaatgaaATGACACCCCCAAGTGATTATGATTTTATTACATTGATTGAATATCATCTTTTCAGGAAGAACATTCATACTGcaatgaaattggtggCGAAATACTTAGAGACAGACGGTATCACAGATGAAAATTACAGATTCCTCATCGTTCAATTGAAGTTCAATCTGCTGCAAAGTTTTGAGCAGTTGAGAAACTCCTTGGGCCCTCATTTAAATCCTACTACAGTGCAAGAAAAGTTAGATGAACTACAAAAATCGTTTGATGAAGTGAGAAAGGAGCATGATATAGATATCAGTTTTAGTCAAGAACTATTGTTCAACAACGTTGCATCCCTGGCATCTTTTCCCGAGCTGACCAAAGTAATGGAGGATTTTGTGAGGAAAAGGGCAACCGCTGATGAGGATTTGTCaccatcaaagaaattccatgcattgttaaaaattcttctggCTACAggaaaggaaaaggaagcATTTTTCCTATTATTCAAGATGGAGGAGGCTTTGTTGAAATCTAGGAATTCCCCAGAGTTGGAAGGAGCACAATTTTATCCAGAAGTGCAGCCTCATCACTATGCAGTCTTTGTGGAATATTTTACTTTATCCAAGGATCGTTTCCCAAAGTCTATGCACAGtgatttggagaaaaaagTTCAGAGAATTGTGGAAAGGATGGAGAATCATGGTGTGCCTTATAACTCCGTGCTTCTTGCAAAActtttgatcttttacagggatttcaacaattttaataaatgttttgaaattataAATCAAGTCATGAAAGAAAAACTCGTTAAGCAATTGGTTACAGATTCAGGCCATACTAGATTCTATAATCGCAGAGATGTAACCAGGCCACTTTATGTGGAGATGTGGAGAGCCTATGGTAAATATTACAAAATATTCAataaggaattggaaaggGTTGAGAAGAAATCTAATTATTCAGGTTGGAAGACCCAGGTTGCCAAGATTATTAAGAGAACCCGAGTGCATCCTGAATTTCCAGTAAGGACCCTGTTTACTGCAATGATCCAACTGGACAATGTGTTACCCGATACTAAGATGTACTATATGATATTAACAACTCTAATGCGCAGCAGGGACTGGGCAATCGTTCCCGGAGTACTATGCACGATGACTGAATTACATGGATTCCCCCTTGAAACCCAATTCATTGTGTATGTGACAAAGGGTCTTGAAAAGGAGTTATTAGTGGTAATCAGTAAGAAACATCAAGCAGACGGCAAAAGCGTTGAGGAATCTAATGCACAAGCGATGGCAAAAGTCAAGGAACTAAAGCTTCGTGGATTGATTTTAACCCCTCGAATGGACCACCAGTATAGTGTTGATGATTTGCTTCCACAAATATTAATGTTGcttaaatttaaaaatcCTCAAgatattcaattcaatgACGTTTATGGAGCaatgaatgaattgaaaatagAAAAGGACAATCTTTCGGAATTGATAAACCGTGTAAATAGTGAAATTTTATAA
- the RRP14 gene encoding ribosome biosynthesis protein RRP14 (similar to uniprot|P36080 Saccharomyces cerevisiae YKL082C RRP14 Required for normal pre-rRNA Processing Protein required for cell viability) — protein MANLLEERLRSNSNAFEGLLSLIPAKYYYDDQTQEQWKAKKKSKTQSKEDKQKKLDPEQQGENSLSTLEVMKEREKDAKPVVLPGEKLKKLKDEEKEREQEVKEDEPSEEIDGTEDIDVVFDDEGNEINLKEDEEEEEEEEHQEEPEEPEKSPAVEEESEEEHKEGSVEQENKESQKSQNKPNLEALRSKLQAKIQDMKERRRAPGTRVRGAPSSREAIIEERKQRLDLRKQKNDSQKQQNNKSGDESESDEDDSDIETQPPTKKAKIEVDANDIMYQNIEFDDGNKITSNLQHLKRGPKKKGPAKNDIRAHLKLLEAKKAKLESKEEMDQINAKEKEKWQRAMLQAEGIKLKDDEKLLRKALKRKEAKKRRSEQEWRDRKLAVTTSKADKQKRREENLKIRKQNKGVKRSKQQKMKSAYKGNSTMVKRAGFEGRLKSGKKK, from the coding sequence ATGGCTAATTTGCTCGAAGAGAGGCTGCGGTCGAATTCGAATGCTTTCGAAGGTTTGCTTTCGCTAATTCCAGCTAAGTACTACTACGATGACCAGACACAGGAGCAATGGAAGgctaagaagaagagtaagACGCAGTCTAAGGAGGATaaacagaagaaattagatCCTGAACAGCAGGGTGAAAACTCTCTGAGTACTTTGGAAGTAATGAAAGAAAGGGAAAAAGATGCAAAACCTGTGGTGTTAccaggtgaaaaattgaagaagttgaaggACGAAGAGAAGGAACGGGAACAAGAGGTTAAGGAGGACGAACCTTCcgaagaaattgatggtACTGAGGATATTGATGTTGTATTcgatgatgaaggtaatgaaatcaatttgaaggaggatgaggaggaagaggaagaggaagagcACCAAGAAGAGCCAGAAGAGCCAGAGAAGTCTCCTGctgtagaagaagaatctgaGGAGGAACATAAAGAAGGGTCtgttgaacaagaaaataagGAATCTCAAAAGTCTCAGAATAAGCCCAATCTAGAAGCTCTGCGGTCAAAATTGCAAGCCAAGATTCAAGATATGAAGGAAAGACGTAGAGCTCCTGGTACAAGGGTTAGAGGTGCACCTAGTTCAAGAGAGGCGattattgaagaaagaaaacaGAGATTGGATCTTAGGAAACAGAAAAACGATTCTCAAAAGCAGCAGAATAATAAAAGTGGTGATGAAAgtgaatctgatgaagatgatagtGATATCGAGACTCAACCACCTACTAAAAAAGCGAAAATTGAAGTGGATGCTAATGACATTATGtatcaaaatattgaatttgatgatggtaataaGATAACTTCAAACTTACAGCATCTGAAGAGGGgaccaaagaagaaaggaCCTGCTAAAAACGATATCAGGGCACATTTAAAACTTTTAGAAGCCAAGAAAGCTAAATTAGAAtctaaagaagaaatggatcAAATAAATGctaaggaaaaggaaaaatggCAACGTGCCATGTTGCAAGCTGAAGGTATAAAGTTAAAggatgatgagaaattacTTCGTAAGGCTTTAAAGCGTAAAGAGGCAAAGAAAAGACGTTCAGAACAAGAGTGGAGAGATCGTAAATTAGCAGTAACGACGTCAAAGGCCGACAAgcaaaagagaagagaagaaaatttgaagattagAAAGCAGAACAAAGGTGTGAAAAGGTCTAAACAgcaaaagatgaagagtGCTTATAAGGGTAATTCAACTATGGTGAAAAGAGCTGGATTCGAAGGAAGGCTGAAAagtggtaagaagaaataa
- the TEF4 gene encoding translation elongation factor EF1B gamma (similar to uniprot|P36008 Saccharomyces cerevisiae YKL081W TEF4 Translation elongation factor EF-1gamma), producing the protein MSSTLYIIEKSPRGQLVSDLVKYLNLDVKIVTDRESDSTFKKNFPLGKIPAFLGKNGFKLTETIAVIYYLVTLTNDEKIQNQLAGSTAEEKASILKWVSFANSDAARAAASAVFLLVGLKPFNKKELDTSLEALEQYAQAFEQRLSEYTYLATENVTLADIVSYYIWAFSFSSALGADFRKKHPQLTRWFNTIGAHPSVQFSHKGFKPVEKALEPPQGKKKEQKKEQKKEQPKQEAAQKAPAAQQPAQEKKPKHPLEVLGKSSFPLEDWKRKYMNEDTRPSSLPWFWENYNPEEWSLWKVEYKYNDELTLTFMSNNLIGGFFTRLFASVKYMFGCLVVYGENNNNGIIGAIMVRGQDYAKAFDVAPDWESYNFTKLDATKPEDKAFVEDMWAWDKPVIVNGEPREISDGKVLK; encoded by the exons ATGTCTTCCACTCTTTacatcattgaaaaatctccAAGAGGCCAGCTCGTCTCAGATCTGGTAAAGTATTTGAATCTTGACGTTAAGATCGTCACTGATAGAGAATCAGATTCAACTTTTAAGAAAAACTTTCCATTAGGAAAGATTCCTGCATTCCTTGGCaaaaatggtttcaaattAACTGAAACCATCGCTGTCATCTATTACC TTGTCACCTTGACCAATGAcgaaaaaattcaaaatcaacTAGCCGGTTCCACTGCTGAAGAAAAGGCTAGCATCTTGAAATGGGTTTCATTTGCCAACTCTGATGCTGCTAGAGCAGCTGCTTCAGCTGTCTTTTTACTAGTTGGTCTAAAACCTTTCAACAAGAAGGAATTAGATACTTCTTTGGAAGCTCTAGAACAGTATGCTCAGgcttttgaacaaagacTTTCGGAATACACTTACTTGGCTACTGAAAATGTCACTCTTGCTGATATCGTGTCTTATTACATCTGGGCCTTTTCATTCTCATCTGCTCTTGGCGCTGATTTCAGAAAGAAGCACCCTCAATTGACAAGATGGTTCAACACCATTGGTGCTCACCCAAGCGTGCAATTTTCTCACAAGGGTTTCAAACCTGTGGAAAAGGCTCTTGAGCCACCTCAaggtaagaagaaggagcaaaagaaggaacaaaagaaggaacAACCAAAGCAAGAAGCCGCCCAAAAGGCTCCTGCTGCTCAACAACCAGCTCAAGAGAAGAAACCAAAACACCCATTGGAAGTATTGGGTAAGTCATCTTTCCCACTTGAAGACTGGAAGAGAAAGTACATGAATGAAGACACTAGGCCAAGTTCATTGCCATGGTTCTGGGAAAACTACAACCCTGAAGAATGGTCTCTTTGGAAGGTTGAATACAAATATAACGATGAATTGACTTTGACTTTTATGTCCAACAATTTGATCGGTGGtttcttcaccagattATTTGCATCCGTTAAATACATGTTCGGTTGTTTGGTTGTTTACGGtgaaaacaacaacaacggtaTCATCGGTGCCATCATGGTTAGAGGCCAAGATTACGCAAAGGCCTTCGATGTGGCTCCAGACTGGGAATCTtacaatttcaccaaattggaCGCTACTAAGCCAGAAGACAAGGCCTTCGTCGAAGACATGTGGGCTTGGGACAAGCCAGTTATCGTCAATGGTGAACCAAGAGAAATCTCTGACGGTAAAGTCTTGAAATGA
- the VMA5 gene encoding H(+)-transporting V1 sector ATPase subunit C (highly similar to uniprot|P31412 Saccharomyces cerevisiae YKL080W VMA5 Vacuolar H ATPase subunit C of the catalytic (V1) sector), producing the protein MSTTLYTANDFILLSLPRNAAPANSSNSSADSWLQNELIGGRAFVSDFQIPEFKIGSLDSLIVQSEELAKADNQIGSSIGKIVEILTSLNESGSNAYKTVPINNVPVPEYLENFQWMTRKFRLDKSIEELMKLITDESTQLDSDVRATSTNYNNAKTNLATAERKKTGDLSIRSLHDIVKPEHFILNSEYLTTVLIAVPKSLKSNFEKTYETLAKNVVPGSAGIISQDSEYILYNVHLFKKSVQDFNAAAREKKFTPREFDYSEELIDQLKQEHDSAAHLEQSLRSQLVRLAKAAYADSFINWFHTKALRVFVESVLRYGLPPDFNTKIIAVPPKNLSKCKAELTEAFGYLSGNAFARNKQGKIVKEDASLHQYAALVDTEYEPFVIYTISL; encoded by the coding sequence ATGTCTACAACTCTGTACACTGCAAACGATTTCATACTTTTGTCACTACCTCGGAATGCAGCACCtgccaattcttccaattcaagTGCAGATTCTTGGTtacaaaatgaattgatcGGTGGTAGGGCATTTGTATCTGATTTCCAAATTCCTGAATTTAAAATAGGCTCATTAGACAGCTTAATTGTACaatctgaagaattggcGAAAGCAGATAACCAAATTGGTTCGTCgattggtaaaattgttgagaTTTTAACTAGTTTAAACGAAAGTGGATCCAATGCCTATAAGACTGTCCCCATAAATAACGTGCCAGTACCTGAatacttggaaaattttcaatggatgACAAGAAAGTTTAGACTTGATAAgtcaattgaagaattgatgaaattgattacGGATGAATCTACACAATTGGATTCTGATGTTAGAGCAACTAGTACCAATTACAACAATGCCAAAACCAATTTAGCGACTGCAGAAAGGAAGAAAACGGGTGACTTATCTATAAGGTCATTACACGATATTGTTAAACCAGAGCATTTTATCTTGAACTCAGAGTATTTGACTACGGTACTCATAGCCGTACCTAAAAGTTTGAAATCTAATTTTGAGAAAACCTATGAGACTTTAGCCAAAAATGTGGTCCCAGGATCCGCTGGTATCATATCACAGGATTCAGAGTACATTCTTTATAATGTacatcttttcaaaaaaagTGTACAGGATTTCAATGCAGCTGCAagggaaaagaaatttaCTCCAAGGGAATTTGATTattcagaagaattgattgaCCAATTGAAACAAGAGCACGATTCTGCAGCTCATTTGGAGCAATCATTGCGCTCACAATTGGTTAGATTGGCTAAGGCTGCTTATGCAGATAGTTTTATTAACTGGTTCCACACGAAGGCGCTTCGTGTCTTTGTCGAATCAGTACTTCGTTATGGTTTACCACCCGACTTCAATACTAAGATAATTGCAGTGCCACCAAAGAACTTGAGCAAATGTAAGGCTGAACTTACGGAAGCATTTGGATATTTGAGCGGTAATGCATTTGCAAGAAACAAACAAGGTAAAATTGTGAAGGAAGACGCAAGTCTTCACCAATATGCGGCTCTAGTGGATACAGAATACGAACCATTTGTCATTTACACCATCTCTCTGTGA
- the SMY1 gene encoding Smy1p (similar to uniprot|Q759X8 Ashbya gossypii ADR145C ADR145Cp and weakly similar to YKL079W uniprot|P32364 Saccharomyces cerevisiae YKL079W SMY1 not believed to act as a kinesin colocalizes with Myo2p kinesin heavy chain homolog), translating to MQSISNGCTDAIVQPTSIRVVLRLKPLIDEAAKLSYVEDGAGSLSLQDFPQVAGKATFFSDANDTNKFRFNKVYDVGVRQQEVCEDIIGDNVMELLAGFNVSIMAFGSEGSGKTYTMFGNDHEEGIVQRMCQSIFDQLDKLHEDSGNESTISINFFELFAENVYDLLSLQKNSKVLKTSSDTKTHTLSVKGLRTVSVNSVYELLAYINEGHLRRCHSDSHYRKSRSSAFLNITVEQRNKKEETLKHSVLQLIDLASSDKLDKNLKYDISTDEMKSTNSSMQNLHQVVYGLSELESPSSKNHSSKHTHRTSRLAKFLQQAIGGDSKTTAVMLSSTDKADRENTVITLSLGSRLRSIHNFPVQNKMGLNSKALLDLRLKNMSTREDSYLTRIKYLEDEVSKLGGTIQQNKNQVSTNKSLTEKNMKLMDQLELYRKSQQTQKSGSEEENLTSQQNGRIQNEMSEVLDNLMEKCERVIQLQMRLDEELRQKSQMSQQLNYKESKAQALEAMNVKLLEQLNTNENEMRNVLNTNSILRKEMEKWMHVAKTRSEKIEELQNEIQERQVGNVPQNGLLFPPGELNHIRDASKNKKGNWLFGNSSNNALGTRKISNLSNSNNLGTRKVSNVSTSSAVTINSQESNSSKTSHRGLNLHAVRLPSGIENENSSDKNNP from the coding sequence ATGCAGTCTATTTCAAACGGTTGTACCGATGCAATTGTCCAGCCTACCTCTATTAGGGTTGTGTTGAGGTTAAAACCACTTATTGATGAAGCGGCCAAGCTGTCATATGTGGAAGATGGCGCTGGATCCTTATCGTTACAAGATTTCCCACAAGTAGCTGGTAAGGCAACTTTCTTTAGTGATGCAAATGATACCAATAAATTTCGATTCAATAAAGTTTACGACGTAGGTGTGAGACAACAGGAAGTATGTGAAGATATCATTGGTGACAATGTAATGGAACTCCTAGCAGGTTTCAATGTAAGCATAATGGCCTTTGGATCAGAAGGGTCTGGTAAAACATATACTATGTTCGGTAATGATCACGAGGAAGGTATAGTTCAGCGGATGTGCCAATcaatctttgatcaattggataagTTACATGAAGATAGTGGCAATGAATCAACTATCAGTATAAATTTCTTCGAGTTATTTGCTGAGAATGTTTATGATCTCTTATCTCTTcagaaaaattcaaaagttttgaagACATCCAGTGATACCAAAACACATACTTTGTCTGTTAAGGGTCTTCGAACTGTCAGCGTCAATTCCGTTTATGAGCTTTTAGCTTATATTAATGAAGGTCACCTTCGTAGGTGTCATTCGGATTCTCATTATAGGAAATCTAGATCTAGTGCCTTTTTAAATATTACAGTGGAACAAAGGAATAAAAAGGAGGAGACCTTGAAGCATAGCGTTTTGCAACTAATAGATTTAGCCAGTTCTGATAAATTGGataagaatttgaaatatgaTATTTCAACCGATGAGATGAAATCTACCAATTCATCTATGCAAAATTTGCATCAAGTAGTTTATGGACTATCGGAATTAGAATCACCATCCTCAAAGAACCATAGCTCTAAACATACTCATCGTACCTCTCGTCTGgcaaaatttttacaacaggcaattggtggtgataGCAAGACTACAGCCGTGATGCTTTCTTCCACCGATAAGGCGGATAGAGAAAATACTGTAATCACTCTATCGTTGGGCTCCAGACTCAGATCAATCCATAACTTTCCAGTACAAAACAAAATGGGACTTAATTCTAAAGCTCTTCTCGATCTTAGACTAAAGAATATGAGCACAAGGGAGGATAGTTATTTGACTCGaataaaatatttggaagatgaagttaGTAAATTGGGTGGTACCATTCAGCAGAATAAAAACCAAGTTTCCACAAACAAATCTTTGACCGAAAAGAATATGAAGTTAATGGATCAATTAGAATTATATCGTAAATCTCAACAAACTCAGAAATCCGGttctgaagaagagaatTTAACGTCTCAACAAAATGGAAGGATTCAAAATGAGATGTCTGAAGTTTTAGATAACCTAATGGAAAAATGCGAAAGAGTAATTCAATTACAGATGAGattggatgaagaattacGCCAAAAGTCACAAATGTCGCAGCAACTCAACTACAAGGAATCAAAGGCTCAGGCTCTTGAAGCTATGAACGTTAAGCTTTTAGAACAACTGAACACCAacgaaaatgaaatgagGAACGTTCTCAAtaccaattcaattctgcGAAAAGAGATGGAAAAATGGATGCATGTAGCTAAAACACGTTCAGAAAAAATcgaagaattacaaaatgagATCCAAGAACGTCAGGTTGGAAATGTCCCTCAAAATGGTCTATTGTTTCCCCCAGGAGAATTGAATCATATTAGAGATGCCTCTAAGAATAAAAAGGGCAATTGGTTATTCGGTAATTCCAGTAATAACGCTCTAGGGACCAGAAAAATATCTAATCTATCCAATAGTAACAATCTAGGGACCAGGAAGGTATCTAATGTATCCACTAGTAGTGCCGTGACGATAAATTCCCAAGAATCTAATAGCTCTAAGACATCCCATAGAGGACTTAACCTTCATGCAGTTCGACTACCTTCAGGCATTGAGAACGAAAACTCTAGTGACAAAAACAATCCTTAG
- the KAR5 gene encoding Kar5p (similar to uniprot|Q04746 Saccharomyces cerevisiae YMR065W KAR5 Protein required for nuclear membrane fusion during karyogamy localizes to the membrane with a soluble portion in the endoplasmic reticulum lumen may form a complex with Jem1p and Kar2p expression of the gene is regulated by pheromone) has product MRSLLHFLSWNLLLLVIQCHTAEVVESVQQRLLSSNFRDDIVSDETLQRNFPFLKSSCVRDALRTFLPICLKQGVESIESSFKVETAVKLSICEFQVAGLGHIPDSCKNTQTDSMMDCMIQLESSAQWWTTYSGNYQRLSSICFENSLPYEKEQILSLFLNITNIQSEINDNFTRHFYNMMSNVESSSDEHLQTIAQLFKEYLKQFDETFKDKQTEFEGYQDDMQSLIVQNSQFIKKQNVGFMQSMDSLQHMIDGIIMDLKNDEISQQIVEVQNENLDSLKQMKNLMQEIYQFQRHGQTQMNDEMQLFFENTKKNMDLVTDDVKQSQLRAVEELRVSLLPSIIEELAPQLSNIKEDLLEDWKSATYLMNTDFQSWNNQINDTFQQISLKLNTTLGAIDNIDRSLSKFEKILTRVSQLITCISTFTQYTFSAVYHFSTSKYVWRFFFITFAIKRFSLQFSWGKLLSPIAAYAQVMAKFCLLIFAIYGGSKLGNIIMSVGT; this is encoded by the coding sequence ATGAGATCGCTATTGCATTTCTTATCATGGAATCTCTTATTGCTTGTAATCCAATGCCATACCGCTGAAGTTGTGGAAAGCGTTCAGCAAAGGCTACTTTCAAGCAACTTTAGGGATGATATTGTATCAGATGAGACtttacaaagaaatttcccatttttaaaatctaGTTGTGTGAGGGATGCTCTTAGAACTTTTCTACCTATATGTTTGAAGCAAGGTGTTGAATCCATAGAATCTTCATTTAAAGTGGAAACCGCAGTTAAATTATCCATATGTGAATTCCAGGTTGCAGGCTTGGGACATATCCCAGACTCTTGTAAAAACACACAAACTGATTCTATGATGGATTGTATGATACAGCTAGAATCTTCTGCTCAATGGTGGACGACTTACAGTGGGAATTATCAGCGGTTATCTTCCATAtgttttgaaaattctCTCCCTTACGAAAAGGAACAGATATTGTCCTTATTCCTCAATATTACAAACATACAAAGTGAAATTAACGATAATTTTACCCGACATTTCTATAACATGATGTCAAATGTggaatcatcatcagacGAACATTTACAAACGATTGCCCAATTgtttaaagaatatttaaaacaatttgatgaaacATTTAAGGATAAGCAAACCGAATTCGAAGGGTATCAAGATGATATGCAGAGTTTAATAGTTCAAAATTCACAATTCATTAAAAAGCAGAATGTCGGGTTCATGCAAAGTATGGATTCGTTGCAACATATGATAGATGGTATAATTAtggatttaaagaatgatgaaatatctcaacaaattgttgaagtccaaaatgaaaatttagaCAGTTTGAAgcaaatgaaaaatcttaTGCAGGAAAtctaccaatttcaaagacaTGGTCAAACTCAGATGAATGACGAAATGCAACTATTCTTCGAGAATaccaaaaaaaatatggatcTAGTTACAGATGATGTTAAACAATCTCAGTTGAGAGCTGTAGAAGAACTCCGAGTATCCTTGTTGCCCTCTATAATAGAGGAGTTAGCTCCTCAATTGTCTAACatcaaagaagatttgtTAGAAGATTGGAAATCTGCCACATACTTGATGAATACAGATTTTCAATCGTGGAATAATCAGATTAATGAcacttttcaacaaatttcCCTGAAACTAAATACCACGCTGGGAGCAATTGATAATATAGATCGAagtttatcaaaatttgaaaaaatcttgaCAAGGGTATCACAACTGATCACTTGTATCAGCACTTTCACACAGTATACTTTTAGCGCAGTATACCACTTTTCCACGAGCAAATACGTTTGgagatttttcttcattactTTTGCAATTAAGAGATTTTCCTTACAATTTTCCTGGGGTAAACTACTGTCTCCCATTGCCGCCTATGCACAAGTAATGGCAAAATTTTGTCTTCTAATCTTTGCCATATATGGTGGGTCAAAATTGGGTAATATTATAATGTCCGTTGGTACATGA